The following are encoded in a window of Gavia stellata isolate bGavSte3 chromosome 33, bGavSte3.hap2, whole genome shotgun sequence genomic DNA:
- the EFNA3 gene encoding ephrin-A3 — protein sequence MAARLPAFLPLLPLLLLLLPGRGPPGAMGNRHAVHWNSSNLHLRREGYTVQVNVNDYLDIYCPHYNASVPEHRLEQYVLYMVNAEGYRTCNTSQGFKRWECNRPHAPHSPIKFSEKFQRYSAFSLGYEFRAGQEYYYISTPTHNHRRACLKMKVFVCCASTSHSGEKLAPTLPQFTLRPEVKIEDLENFNPEMPKLEKSISGTSPKREHLPLAVAAALFLMTLLAS from the exons ATGGCTGCTCGGTTGCCCGCgttcctgcctctgctcccgttactgctgctgttgctaCCGGGCCGGGGCCCACCGGGGGCCATGGGTAACCGGCACGCCGTGCACTGGAACAGCTCCAACCTGCA CCTGCGGCGGGAGGGTTACACGGTGCAGGTGAACGTCAACGACTACCTGGACATCTACTGCCCGCACTACAACGCCTCGGTGCCCGAGCACCGGCTGGAGCAGTACGTGCTCTACATGGTGAACGCGGAGGGCTACCGCACCTGCAACACCAGCCAGGGCTTCAAGCGCTGGGAGTGCAACCGGCCCCACGCGCCCCACAGCCCCATCAAGTTCTCGGAGAAGTTCCAGCGCTACAGCGCCTTCTCGCTGGGCTACGAGTTCCGCGCGGGGCAGGAGTACTACTACATCT CCACGCCGACGCACAACCACCGCCGAGCCTGCCTGAAGATGAAGGTGTTCGTCTGCTGCGCCTCCA CGTCGCACTCCGGGGAGAAGCTGGCACCCACCCTGCCGCAGTTCACCCTGCGGCCCGAGGTGAAGATCGAGGACCTGG AAAACTTCAACCCGGAGATGCCCAAGCTGGAGAAGAGCATCAGCGGTACCAGCCCCAAGCGGGAACACTTGCCCCTGGCCGTGGCCGCCGCGCTCTTCCTCATGACGCTGTTGGCCTCCTAG
- the EFNA1 gene encoding ephrin-A1: MERQWVPLVLLGLCWGGVAAAERHTVFWNSSNPRFLWSDYTVEVRLNDYLDIICPHYEEGSVDPRAMERYTLYLVEPEEFQTCKPRSKEQIRWECNKPSALHGPEKFSEKFQRFTPFTLGKEFKEGHSYYYISKPIHHHGEACLKLKVTVAGKGTQAPPVPAPTQKGRIQADDAAAHVLRSVGQNSAMRGSSPFTFISLLLPLLVPQGL, translated from the exons ATGGAGCGGCAGTGGGTGCCCCTGGtcctgctggggctgtgctgggggggggtggcggCGGCCGAGCGTCACACCGTTTTCTGGAACAGCTCCAACCCCCG GTTCCTGTGGAGCGACTATACGGTGGAGGTGCGTCTCAACGACTACCTGGACATCATCTGCCCGCACTACGAGGAGGGGAGCGTGGACCCCCGTGCCATGGAGCGCTACACCCTCTACCTGGTGGAGCCCGAGGAGTTCCAGACCTGCAAACCCCGCTCCAAGGAGCAAATCCGCTGGGAATGCAACAAACCCAGCGCCCTGCACGGCCCCGAGAAGTTCTCGGAGAAGTTCCAACGTTTCACCCCCTTCACGCTGGGCAAGGAGTTCAAGGAGGGGCACAGCTACTACTACATCT CCAAGCCCATCCACCACCACGGCGAAGCGTGCCTGAAGCTGAAGGTGACGGTGGCTGGCAAAGGCA CTCAGGCACCGCCTGTCCCTGCCCCTACCCAGAAAGGGAGGATCCAGGCAG ACGACGCGGCCGCGCACGTGCTGAGGAGCGTGGGGCAGAACTCGGCGATGAGGGGCAGCAGCCCCTTCACCTTCatcagcctcctcctgcccctcctggTGCCGCAGGGGCTGTGA
- the SLC50A1 gene encoding sugar transporter SWEET1, with protein sequence MFGTGLSDLRQMLATKSVENIQFLPFLTTDVNNLSWLGYGCLKQDWTLIAINTIGATLQTLYILAYLYYSPAKRPVLLQSLLLLAVLAAGYGYFTLLIADTRTRLAHLGLFCSVFTIGMYLSPLADLAKIVRTKSTRCLSFPLTVATFLASTSWTLYGLQLRDPYITVGPERAGIVTSVVRFWLFWRYPPGQDKPYRALHA encoded by the exons ATGTTCGGGACCGGCCT GTCCGACCTGCGCCAGATGTTGGCAACCAAGAGCGTGGAGAACATTCAGTTCCTGCCCTTCCTCACCACCGACGTCAA CAACCTGAGCTGGCTGGGCTACGGCTGCCTGAAGCAGGACTGGACGCTGATCGCCATCAACACCATCGGGGCGACCCTGCAGACCCTCTACATCCTGGCGTACCTCTACTACAGCCCCGCGAAG CGCCccgtgctgctgcagagcctgctgctcctggccgTGCTGGCAGCCGGCTACGGCTACTTCACCCTCCTGATTGCCGACACGCGGACGCGCCTGGCGCACCTGGGGCTCTTCTGCAGCGTCTTCACCATCGGCATGTACCTCTCGCCGCTGGCTGACCTg GCCAAGATTGTCCGGACCAAGTCAACGCGCTGCCTGTCCTTCCCCTTGACCGTTGCCACCTTCCTGGCCTCCACCAGCTGGACACTGTACGGCCTGCAGCTCCGTGACCCCTACATCACGGTGG GTCCCGAACGTGCCGGGATTGTCACGAGCGTCGTGCGGTTCTGGCTCTTCTGGCGGTACCCGCCGGGCCAGGACAAGCCCTACAGAGCCCTGCACGCTTGA